The segment TATACAAAAATATTCAGGTTTTAAACGTCAGGGAAAAACtcaccaaggaccaaccaaggagtccttgaggaggacccatcTTGAATGCCAACATTGCGTTAGGCAGTTCCACCTATGGAGGGgaatcgacgcccagtaggtGGTGGCGTCGATGGATACTTAGCCTAGGGATCTAAGATCCCATTTTTCAAGTCTCTGATTCCATCGGCGGACAGCCAGGATGGTCTGTTTGTGGAACTGCACCCCATCGATGGGCAGGCGTCGTTTGGGTTTGCAACCTAAGCAGGCTCACTGTAAAGtaaaggggtgaatggtaaattcaccccacatccaaaTAAATGTTTGGGAGGTTTCTTAGGGGTGTTTAGGATTTTTCATgtgggtttataagtcctaaacgcctaaatgatttcattattcaaaatcaaaacccaaaatcttaAACAAACACTCTggaactccattgaagtcaaaaCTTAAGATAGAGTTTGGATTGAAGATTatttggtgattcttcatcaaaatcatgGTCTAGAATCAATTGAGGTATGGTTCTTCATCCTTGGatatcttttcttcaaggagccaaacttcaaattgattttcgaAGTCTTTCACAAATGAACTTGTCCTATTTTGATATCTATCCATGGTTTCTtgaataaaacattttgaataattgaatatatattgaattgatattaattagattattttaatcatattactCTATGAAACCATGAAATTAATTAACCTTagatttgactattttatgggtgacTTGATTAAGCCGTAATgatattgaattcttatgtagtttgatAAGGGCTgttgaattatgatagaataaTGTTAGAATTGTTATTAAGATTCCCTAAATTCATAATCCATGTTGTATTATCCTtgattcattgtctattgtaattattgaattaaattGGTGATCATGATCATAGGTAAGGGCctttgggtattgtgttggatgatttggctatggattgaagtggtgagagtGGATTGGTAGTATGCTTCCCTAACTCtatttatattatgtaatttaagtgtataattatgtttatgattggtatggtccacttatggtggcggtgctatgtgtaTTACTTGTGAATTAAGTGGCTTtgttggcgttactttatgcactGTGATGAACATAGCCTTGTTGGAATTACTTGATATATTGTGATAGTTTGTGTATTTAtctgaagtatgatcatatctatatGTAAGTaaggtgaaagtatgtgttcttctattgacactaggtgatcatgttagactatgattatgtccttatgtgtgtgGTCTTAGGGTTTctgcatgattcttcctacttggttatatatttcttatgatggttatatttatgataataaagTAGGTAATAGGGTGACTAAtagatgatgttggttatgcctatgtgcttctagaatgatatgttatatgtgaagcATGTGTGTCTTactttggtagacttgtgtccgtTACTTGATACGTCTACAATGTGAATATGATTTCTTGACTTAGTATTCTAATGATttttagtcttgtatgtgtaattgacatgtgaccttgaacatagcTAAAAAGGTCCTTTATGTGTAACCTTCATCCTAGATgcaaggttatgatatccttgaagttgaaagtcgtagtggtatccttcttgtgtgaatggaggacttaaggttggttggatgGAACAACATGAACACCCTTTGGAAAGTCATTGATCTATCCTCTTGGCCATTGTAGGTATccttagtggaccctctttggtaaggtatAATGTGATTGGaatatgaactagatatggaacctcttcatgtactcctttattgaaatactctatgagaactaaggctagcaccgagtgagtatgcttgggaAGCTGTTCTAACTAATATAACTTTAGAGAACAAAGTAACTCTCgatatttcttaaccatgttcctacatgggatatgtcctagttctaccattggcaagtagaacactctCCCTCAGCGTAGGTtcatgactccggattccatgcaaGCTATTATGGTCTATctcggttattgtctattcttaTCATACGGATACCcactagtgttggagaagttctatgaagtttatatggtttatgggactctatctagacattgcacgattaggctttgaagaagttagtgagtgagtccccaggtcttctccaagaccattacttgaatgtccttttaTATTGAACGACTCTGAAGTAAATTAAGgaagataatgacttaagttagaaagcatgtaaatgaataagtacttatctagagtagtaagggttgtctagttaaggtgtgaagggggcataatggatggtctcttcatgtcttacctgaggaagtcttaagaatgactctagataggaaagttaatttataaagtagacatgatctaaacttggGCATACTTAAGCATTATTTAGGTTaatcttggagagggtgtatcgttctcttcttgaattacttttGATAAATTTTGGGAGGAGAatgttatataatatatatatatatatatatatatatatatatatatatgttatggtACGTAGTGAGAATGATATTATCCTAGTTACTCTAAAGGATCttttaggtgtgtgtgaagggattggaTGGGTGGtcacttcataactcactcatgtGAGCCTTAGAATCGCTCTTGGAAGGAGGATATCATATTTGTGTGTTCTGTAGGTGTTATTGATGTGATATCATAAGGTGTGAATTTTATTTGAAGTTACAGTGAACTTATAGTGAAGTCACTATAAGCTTACTGTAGGTTTACTGTAAGGTtctaatatattgaaaataattgttAATGTGTTTTAGTGGTAATGTTTGGTGCTTAAAAGTGGTTCTTATACTtgtaatatgatgttttaatcaaaaagagcatatttctcataaaaatccgtttctcatgattttatgcattaagtcatacttagtatatttgtttgtactaattcaatactttttgtctatctctaaaggtgtggTAAATAAGTGAGAGGTATCTTGAGAAAACTTTGAATCTAGTAATCGTTCAAGAAAAGTTGAtatatgtcctcatttgactcaagGGCATAGTTATCATTAGacttcttttattcaagtattcTAATAGACTAAGTTTATATATttcgtattgtatgggccgtgtcccaataTTCTTGAGTCTAACATTATcctatgttgagacttagtattttgcTATggcttttatatgaaagattttttaagatatttcgtgtGAACAATTTTAATTCGACAATACTTttgatacatgtatgcaatgaatgatggaaagggcttgtataataCCTCCGGGAGGTCATGTACGCCGTGTTGCACTCCGAGAGTGCCATATTTTCTAGGTGTGCTCCTCAGGATGTGAAATCTTCCTTCTCCAACTTTTATTCATGTTCATTATCTCATCATAAGATTAGACATACAATGGATCTCAAATTCACACATAGGTATACTCCACACTCCGACTCATGAGAAATTAAGCAATTCATTTAGTTGCACAAAAATCATGAATCATGTAGGTCAACTAAAATCTTATAGCATAGACATAATACCATCAAGGTCACATATGAAATTACCATAATAAACTTCTgttcaaggatgaactaccTTCTCCTAGTCACAATATACACACATGGCATTTTACAGTTCACATAAAATCAATGCTTAAGGGTCAATTCTTTTTAAGCAGGATTTCTTTACTCCAACCCACATTATGCTCATAGTCTCTTCCTTATGAAGTTAAAATGGCGGCTCATACCACACACATGACAACAACATGAAGTTATTTCATACAATTTCAATTTCTAGCATGACACTaactttcataaacatgcatcatataggaaaattattacaattcatacGCACACATTTATGACATTGTCTAGACATaccatcacttctcaagagtacGCCTACAACAAGACTTCATAAGTCATAAAAGTCACACATTTTTAAAAGAACTcataatttcttatttctttaaaGAAAATTCAACACCTCATTATTGGGCCAAAACACCCTCACATCAAAATTGCTATCAAGTGTGTTCATCTAGCcatctcatgaagttaaatgcacatttatcatatcaagaggcacaacaacatgagaaacATGCAATTTGATCATAATACCTTTTTCATGCAATAATTACCTTTCATGACATGCATAACACAGTGTTATTTAAGACATGCATGACATATGGAGAATATACAACTTACACTCATATGCCAAATTCTCATCATAAACACGATATTTAGGAACTTATTGGATTCAAACTTGTGTAGGAATAGAAGAAAAACATAGGGACATCTACAAAGTTACTATTCATACcatcatcccccacttagggaaAATCCTTTAAAAGAAACTTATCTCATTCAAGAGAACTTGGGATTACTAATCCTTCTAGTCAAGCACACATCCCCTTCTTGGTATCAAGCttatgaaaatttttctttacaTCACCTCCATGAATCTCTCAAAAAGGAACCATTTCCCACTAGCTATTCGCTCACACTCCACTAGGTGAGGAATTTAAGAGATCACAAATGAGTAGCTAACTCACCCCACTCCATATTCATCACTTAAAGTGATCCTTAACCTAGGTAAGTTCAAGGGAACTCAAGATAGGACCATTAAGGGAATTTAAAATCTTACCATTGATGTGCCGTGATTTAACGGCATTTCTCATGCATTTaacttaagagttgtgtgtgtctaaagccttgTTGTAGTGATTTTAACAAgttttgtgttttgttttgcaggaaagatgttCATCAGACAACGGAAAAAAACAACTGAAAGTAGTGCAGAACCAGACTATGGATGCAATTGAAGGTCTgtcgttcaatcgacggaccgtaggtgtgATCGTAGATGAGTAGCTCAGgacattaaagaaaaatcacGAAAGTCTGACTAAGTTTTGAACAACGAGAGATAATAACGATCCACCAATTATTGACATACTGTACTTGTGAACCGTCATTTGGTTTAGAGAAGGTTTCAGTACCTAATTTATGAAGATTCTATGTATGGAGCTACAGAGGAGTGTCGACGGCCCGTAGGTGACCAACCGACCGTGTTGTTTGTCTATCGTTTGAATCTGAGAGGGTGCCTCCAagtagagaaaaatattttatgtccTGATTGACAGAGGAAGTCAACGGGTCATTGATTGATCGATGATCCGTCAGTTGGTTCGTCAATTGATAACTCGTCCCTAAACAAAactttctttatttcaattcctttttctttaggactgtgttttctatatataaggtattaaaaactcatttttggaGTTATCTACTATTACTTTGGTCTACTTTGTGTATTAGAAATTGGTTGTTGCAACTTTAGCCATTAATTGATTTCCTATTCAGTTTGAAAGATTTTCTAgcaatttcaagttggatttctgggtttattttcttgttaaGTAAGTTTctgatttcttcatctaaaactatgaattgtgatcttgctagcatgggtaactaaatccacaactaggttttcgggaaccatgggtaattaacaaagtaatcatagtaattaagcaattccttagtagtgttttgcatgcattCATAATTCGTtcgtttagaagtatttttttaacgagtgcatgcattagaactcgccttgttgctacttgatgcaccaaggaggtagttaataagaaaagaattatcaacatagatttagtgtgatactatctaataggcttgTTTCGATTGGTgaaaagtaataactaagccatacatcgattatgatgtctaatatgaggtcaTGGTGAGGGTTAGTCAATTACACGTAGTCAGACCAAGGTGCAGGATCAactttctagatgtcggaccaaggatttagagatacctaacttatcactttgcatgtaatacactagAAAAGGATTGCTATTTCTAGGAATATTGCGTTAtaaacttgtggggaacacacATACCCTAGTTACTCTCTTATCTTGATAAAACCAAAGTTTGTTTTTGTTCAACTACTAATTACCCTATTAAAGGAATTTTTTTCACAAACTCCCCTACTTGCTTTCTTTGTAGAGACATTCACTAAGTAgatataattttgatttaaagttaagtctaaattattttcctcgtgggatccaTTCctacctactagttgggttctctacttgataatAATCGCTTATGCTTTTATAGTGAGGTATAATTTGggtgtatcaaattttggcgtcgCTGCCGGGGAATctggcttttagattaatttttatttcattattgacatttagtcaactatttcctgattatactttttcttttcatttttgattCTCTCAGGTCTTGCTATagtgtatgccaaatacacggagctGAGGGGAACCACTCACTCCATACGATCCCGAACTGAAGAGAACTTTGATAAGAATGGACAACCAAGGTGTTCCAGTCAAGCCTAACAAAGGGAATCTAGGTGAGGGAGGTAGGCAATCAGCCTCCATTACTGGTTAAGGTACACAACCAGTCACATATTGAGAATCAGTTAGGTGATGCCTTGAGGGTGCAACCTCTAGCAGCCCCACGACTTTAGGATTATTACAGGGGTAATGAGAACATTGCACACGCGGATGGACCTCTTGTCCTAATCCTATTGTCCCAAAGGCACACTTTCGTGGTCACGAGTATCTTGACGCAGATGATCACCGCGAGGGGCCTATTTTTCTAACTTCTATCGAAAGATGCACATGCACATAGAGTGTCatatccgggtttaccccctagacgtaatcggcatcgtcgtccttttAAGGAATAAGACTAGTCTCGTAGTCTCATGTCATAACATTCATAGgtttaaaaatgcggaaaaatttattactttcattatcattacttggaggtttatatagacctctacatacacataatatatattcatatcaagtatgcatagacccttcgtataaaaaggttacatagccttttacctttattgcacatacatatacgtaaaatatagaaatagtctaaACAGTTGTAGCATCTCATTCCATCTGAACGAATATCACACTATGGGCATAAGCCTTAAAtaaatccaacaagaccatgtacaggtcatacgaaagtacaatactcaattaaaaaagaaaggaatgaaagattcaataagctcataacaaaattcGTATGCTAGAGGATGGAATTTCCGTCGAAAGTTAAGGACCTGCCCCACTTgcatgaaaggaagaatccaagccttcaacaatttctccttccaaactcttcaatgactggaacctaaaatgtttgggaaaggggaagaaaatggggttagtgttgcacatatactaagtatgggatcttatgcacatacacaagcaaaacacgCTAAAAGGGgctttttagtcaaaacatgccattttacacCTTTAGGGACTTAaagcaaagtcaagtaagtcatatcaatcaaccaaacatgcttactatctcaacaagtaaaacttatcccaacatacttgaaaccataatttaatacaaccctaacatcaaggaataatatcacaagaatgaataagagtcaaacatatcataataagcaagacaactactcacaagtccttatcatgtcaacaagtgcaaggaccaagcaaagccccataaccttactcaatcaagtatcctcaacaagtaAACATGACCAATGTACAACTTTACATATAATGgaatttaggtttacatttcatcatatattaacattataacccaaggcatattcacaaattaactaatcaacatatagtatcaacaatgtgccatggtcatcatatatacatcatatattatcataaaataaacatatataagaacctcctcctaagaatgccctcaaggctaactagtgcaatgtttaggtagagtcccacacctctacctagactaagctagaccccttaggttatccaagttagactacaagtcctttaattcgttttaccttttaggaacatcttgccctaaccgacatagaccacattgTCTATTGTGAAATCCGGTTTCATAAAACATTACTCCAAAAGATGGCGGACTACTTggcaaggtagtaccaaaacatgaaacatagcaactatgcGGATCCAGTAggtagtattcctatgggggcaacatagttcaagaactaggagaaaTAGTTCGGACCcactttatgcgccatgcattatagtctccaatctctaGAGTAACATAGTGtccctaccttccctatgtgggaagggacacttctcaatcTAGTtgactcggtgctaagctagagttcctttttgaaatgtctttaagcctttaattatcatagattaatttaggtcatagggtctaccccttctataatcattatcatcaatatctcaataagaattgtatgagtataagtccttccatcacaattcatataagtaaggctaacacattagcatttcatagcatattaaggcacattgatagtttttgccatccttatatcacatacaccttaataaacctcacaacatagtcaagaaattttaGTTCAACAtaataccaccctataatcctagtataaggcatactccaatgtaatattaTGACTTAACAACAGTTAATCACAATtagaagtaaagatagagattctaatgttatgcctcgtattttttttttatacgtagtgcgcATCGTGATCTAGAAGAcgtaaagaaatattaggcaaggatgttatttccaaatgtgatattaagtatgagttggctaatgtaagtgccattaactttaagtgagggattaattagtggctaatttggattgatttaatccaatgggccccaccactcataattggtggctgattaggattaatttaatccagtgggccccaccactcaaggcaaaaattaaaaagggatcagattgtgggctggccttagtggacaggtgtagaggggggctgcctccacttcatactattaaatgaggtggagaaatccactccatgctaaataaagtggtgaaatgcattgctgcatatcatcttcttcttcaccacttgtcttaggcagccatggaaatggagaaaccaaccctgcaactcttggccagcagctgcaaataatttggttagtaatctccttgtttggtgtgttaattctttagaatacccttgttaattatccattaatattaagaagggggcgtgaccagtagcttaggaagtttgttttagttattgaatgtgctaagtatgaacggaaaccataatcggattattagtggtgtcgtgttggtgcttgggctgttttgattaaagcaaactgcgggaaaattctgttttggcattatgtatatgttaaatgtgattatgggtatatactccaaaggatgaatacgataaggtagatgtgttgcgaattataaaacgagttattgctcggtgtgtcgttgcttcgctgctatggttgccgagacggaactgttttggggagggggctgtttaatatgattcgttgggttatatgtgttattggtattgctgtggataatttgggttgttgtcggattgggacgaagtaaggaaaataggggaagtgctgccgaattttcgttagattattagctagcttacaagaaagtaaagcacgatgtttatctaattgcggcacgattgttgcttgttatagattaatagcttgagcagtaaatattggacgtgcggctcgatTATTCGGTATGTAACGCTgtcccttctttctttgtttggcatgacttttaaaaataagcgaataacggacaggtttgatacttacctctagagcgtctaggtgacgtatattcttgcttccacaattattcctctatatatcggctatgtctaaggctatgatgatctctaatatctatggtagtgcttcttagagtcattgagattttacgtttccatatcgtattaaaggttcataatcttgataaaacattaatctttggtaatactccttgctggttcacgttgattgttctattgagttataagaaatgattttaattacatatggttgctcataatattctgctcgtgcatagagtcctttatcatttcaccgagtcccgggccgggtaatgttcgtgcggagtttcttgcatatgtcaccgagttcctcactagagggccgggtatgtatattatatatatgattggtgatgaggatggttatgatgatgatgatgacggagatgacgtgatgattattttgccgagccccttactagggaagctgggcaccttaaatgttaaatatatgcatgattttcacttaaaagggtatatgtgtagcgatattttgtttcgacttgccatattggtatcctgtcatctttaccttatgctttacatactcagtacattgtccgtactgacccccctttcctcggggggctgcgtttcatgcccgcaggtgtagacgcacagttcggtgatcctcccgcctaggatatctactctgctgattgggagagctccactgttccggagcccagtcgttttggtacataacttttgtgtagtcttttgctcgtctatgggtatggcggggccctgtcccgtcgagtttcactactgtactcttagaggtctgtggacattatgtgggttgtatatatatgttttggataatggtctggacatggtttgtttgggatgtccgcttgtacaggggcagccttgtcggctgcgtacatcattgtgtattgtgtagtggcagccttgtcggcatacgtatgttattatgctttgaatagtggcggccttgtcggctcgcgtatgCTGTTatggttgaatggttatgactccttatgagacaggtcctcttatatatatatgacgttggggttggcttgatttgattaaattccatattgtcttagtttcagttggttatacttagcaggtttgtatgtgagtgtccaaaacgggcactagtcacggcccatcgggttgggtcgtgacaaagagtGGTATCAGAGCGCGGTTCTTCCTCGGAAGTGTCTACAGAccgtgtctagtagagtcttgtttatcggtgtgttgtgcaccacatctataaacagGAAGCTACAGGACATTTAGGATGTaattctttcttcttattctagatCGTGCGATAGAGCTATATTAACAGGATAATCCCTCTCTAACGAATCCGTGTGTTTTCAGCTATGCCTCCAAAGAAAGCGACAGCCGCCCAGAAGGGAAAATCGGTAGCAGAAGGTACTAGTCAGACCCGGAGAGTTACTAGGGCCCGTGCCCAGTCTATGCCTGGTATGATGCTCCAGTCGGAGAGCTCTGCTACACCCCCACCGCCAGAAGAGCTTAGAGCAGCAGCAGCTCCAGTTCGGGGGACACCACCAGCCCCCGAGGCCCCAACATCTGAACCTCCAGCTCCTCAGTCAGGGGCGGAGGATAGGGCCATGAGAGATGCGGTTCAATTGCTGACTAGATTAGTGGCAGGTCAGGCTCGCAGGCATGGACTAGGAGTTGATCATGCGGACAGATCTGATAGCTTAAGGGCTCGTGACTTCTTAAGTTGTAATCCTCCAGAGTTCTTTGGGTCAAGGCCCCAGGATGATCCGCAAGAGTTTATTCGTCAGATGCAGCGTACATTGAGGATAATCAAGGCTTCGGAGACCGAGTCTGTTGAGTTGGCTACGTATCGTTTGCGGGATGTAGCTATTAATTGGTATGAGTCTTGGGAGTTATCTAGGGGTGAGGGTGCTCCTCCAGCGGTATGGGATGAATTTGTGGAGGCTTTCCAGGGCCACTTCCTGCCTCCAGAGATGAAGCGAGCTAGAGTCGATAGATTCTTGCGTTTGAAGCAAAATGGCAGGAGCGTTCGAGAGTATAGCCTCGAGTTTGATTCATTGGCTAGGCATGCGCCTACTATTGTGGCTGATATGGCAGACAGGGTACATCGTTATGTGATGGGATTGGATCGTTATCTGATTGACGGTTGTATGGCAGTGACTCTTCAGCCAGGTATGGACATTGCTCGGGTGCAGGCATATGCACAGGGGGTAGAGGATCGGCACCGGGGACGTCAGCCagatagagattataatagAGGCCAGCATAAGAGGGTTAGATCAGCAGGTTATCCTGACGAGTTTCAAAGCGG is part of the Solanum pennellii chromosome 8, SPENNV200 genome and harbors:
- the LOC114078309 gene encoding uncharacterized protein LOC114078309; the encoded protein is MPPKKATAAQKGKSVAEGTSQTRRVTRARAQSMPGMMLQSESSATPPPPEELRAAAAPVRGTPPAPEAPTSEPPAPQSGAEDRAMRDAVQLLTRLVAGQARRHGLGVDHADRSDSLRARDFLSCNPPEFFGSRPQDDPQEFIRQMQRTLRIIKASETESVELATYRLRDVAINWYESWELSRGEGAPPAVWDEFVEAFQGHFLPPEMKRARVDRFLRLKQNGRSVREYSLEFDSLARHAPTIVADMADRVHRYVMGLDRYLIDGCMAVTLQPGMDIARVQAYAQGVEDRHRGRQPDRDYNRGQHKRVRSAGYPDEFQSGQSQQHVRFSSQPAQSAPPRFMGRGFDRMGYSEAGQSSRASGSQMGRGLSQSRPPLPRCSRCGRSHPGECRWATGACFSCGRQGHTMRECHLRGSAGGMAQPTGSVAGSSSSVAMRPTGQGIQAPAGRGRGRGGASSSSGPSNRIYALTNRQDQEASPNVITGVDAQFGDPPA